The genomic window GCCGTGCGCATCTCGGAGAGGGTGGCGTCGTCGACGGCGTCCGGGTCGCTGTCGGTGTGCCAGACAGGCAACCCGAGTGGCGAGACGGTCGAAGGAGACTGGAGTTTCCTGCTCGTCGAGGTAGTGCAGGACGTACCGACGAACGGGATCTGCCAATGTACTGAAGGTATCGGTTACCGCCTCGGTTGATTTAGCCATACCGTGACAACAACTTCCTAAACGAATAAGCCCTTTCACCCAGATAATTGTTACACTTGGAAAATCCAACCTAAAGCGGATATCTGTGGATATATTGAAACTGGGATGTGGACTGAGAGCCTATAGGCGCAGATAGATTTGAAATTTTCAAGCGATTCATCGGCTACCTTTGATCGGTGACCGACCCGTCGTCGGTGTCGTCGCCCTGATTCGCGTCGGGGCCCGTCCGTGGATAGAAGTGGTTCCACGACTGGACCTGCGTCTCGGAGATAATCTCGGAGCTGTTGATCGTCATGCCCAAGTCCGCCAGTTCGTTGCGGATCTCTTCGATCTCTCTGACTGAGCCGGCGACGATCTCGACGTGGATATTCCGTTCGCCCCCAAGCAAATCGCGGGTGGTCACCACACCGCGAATGTCGAGGATCTGTTCGGCCAGCGATTTCAGGTCATTCGGATCGACCGTGCAGACGAACATGACGTGGAGGGGGTAGCCTGCTTTCTCGTAGTCGATCTCGGGGTAATAGCCGCGGATCACGCCCTTATCTTCGAGTTTGTCGAGGCGATTCCGGACTGTCGTGGAGGTCACATCCACCTTCTCGGCGATCTCCGTATCTGTCTGGCGGGCGTCGAGCTGGAGTTGGTGCAAGATGCTCCGGTCCACGTCGTCGAGTGGGCTGTCGTCCATACGGTGTCCTTGGACGAGACGACTGAAAAGTCCGCATGGG from Haloterrigena sp. KLK7 includes these protein-coding regions:
- a CDS encoding Lrp/AsnC family transcriptional regulator, whose product is MDDSPLDDVDRSILHQLQLDARQTDTEIAEKVDVTSTTVRNRLDKLEDKGVIRGYYPEIDYEKAGYPLHVMFVCTVDPNDLKSLAEQILDIRGVVTTRDLLGGERNIHVEIVAGSVREIEEIRNELADLGMTINSSEIISETQVQSWNHFYPRTGPDANQGDDTDDGSVTDQR